A single genomic interval of Methylocystis sp. IM3 harbors:
- a CDS encoding APC family permease: MSSCEVENGDLGTAQNGGAGSGQIGVLGALSIGVGGIVGGGFFATFGLAVVGSRGSTYISFLLGGVLALLTAYSYVRLTLRYPGPAGTAGFVRRAFGRSLLPASVNVLLIYSYIAIMAVYAHALAAYAASYLPADHQTAWLHLLSSAGILLLGYINFAGAALMAKFESLFNIGKLAILAVFIGAGFLLGSPDWSRLGAENFVPTTQIVSSGMIVFLAYEGFELISNASARISNPEKTLPIAFYGSVASAIVIYVLAIVVAIGHMPFDAMKEAQNFALSATAQQFMGSFGFALMTLGAVLASASAINADFFGASKLPVMLSEHGEMPSRFSREINGKHVVSMVFVGAIALLCVNFVGLSELSAATSGGFLIVYAVVNFANAKLAHETRSHEWVPILAGLFCIVALGVTIYDFTRSAATMSSALAILAIALLAIASEFAFCAFWPDRGAPDANQPGAAPAPAGEATAFAWKGPAIAAAVLAVVAIGALPLVRNALSEKGGAPTPVNDQALQPVDLAPATSPAAENAPARVVAPEPQKASPAETAPAAPAAIQKAGEARAAGAASKPRKKRKK, from the coding sequence GTGTCTTCATGCGAAGTTGAGAATGGAGATCTCGGCACTGCACAAAATGGTGGGGCGGGATCGGGCCAGATTGGCGTTCTGGGCGCATTGTCGATCGGGGTCGGCGGCATCGTTGGCGGCGGATTCTTTGCGACGTTCGGCCTTGCCGTCGTTGGGTCGCGCGGCTCGACTTATATTTCGTTCCTGCTCGGCGGCGTGCTCGCGCTTCTCACAGCCTATTCCTATGTCCGGCTGACGTTACGGTATCCCGGACCCGCCGGCACCGCCGGGTTCGTCAGGCGCGCGTTCGGGCGCTCGCTGCTGCCGGCAAGCGTCAATGTTCTCCTCATCTATAGTTACATCGCCATCATGGCGGTCTATGCGCATGCGCTCGCCGCCTATGCGGCGTCCTATTTGCCCGCTGACCATCAGACGGCTTGGCTACATCTCCTGAGTTCCGCAGGCATTTTATTACTGGGATATATCAATTTCGCAGGCGCAGCATTGATGGCGAAATTCGAGAGCCTGTTCAACATCGGCAAGCTTGCGATCCTTGCTGTTTTCATCGGGGCGGGCTTTCTGCTCGGCAGCCCGGACTGGAGCAGACTCGGCGCTGAAAATTTCGTGCCGACGACACAGATCGTCTCGAGCGGAATGATCGTTTTCCTCGCCTATGAAGGCTTCGAACTCATCTCCAATGCTTCCGCGAGAATCAGCAATCCGGAAAAGACCCTGCCCATCGCGTTCTACGGGAGCGTCGCGTCCGCGATCGTCATCTATGTCCTCGCCATCGTGGTCGCCATCGGCCACATGCCCTTCGACGCCATGAAGGAAGCCCAGAACTTTGCCTTGTCGGCCACGGCTCAGCAGTTCATGGGCTCGTTCGGTTTCGCGCTGATGACGCTCGGCGCCGTTCTCGCATCCGCTTCCGCGATCAACGCTGATTTCTTCGGCGCGTCCAAGCTACCGGTCATGCTTTCGGAGCATGGCGAGATGCCGTCCAGATTTTCGCGAGAGATCAACGGCAAACACGTCGTCAGCATGGTCTTTGTCGGGGCGATCGCCCTCCTCTGCGTGAATTTCGTCGGATTATCGGAATTGTCGGCTGCGACAAGCGGCGGCTTTCTCATTGTTTACGCCGTGGTGAACTTCGCAAATGCGAAACTGGCGCATGAAACCCGCAGCCACGAATGGGTTCCCATTCTCGCGGGGCTCTTCTGCATCGTGGCGCTCGGGGTGACGATTTACGATTTCACCCGAAGCGCCGCGACAATGAGTTCGGCCTTGGCGATTCTGGCGATCGCCCTGCTCGCAATCGCGTCGGAATTTGCGTTCTGCGCCTTCTGGCCGGACCGGGGAGCGCCCGATGCGAACCAGCCGGGCGCCGCGCCCGCGCCCGCTGGCGAGGCCACGGCCTTTGCCTGGAAAGGTCCCGCCATCGCCGCGGCTGTCCTCGCAGTTGTGGCGATTGGCGCATTGCCCCTCGTCAGAAACGCTCTTTCCGAGAAGGGGGGCGCGCCGACCCCAGTAAATGACCAGGCGCTGCAACCGGTCGACCTTGCGCCAGCAACTTCGCCTGCCGCTGAAAACGCCCCCGCCCGGGTCGTCGCTCCTGAACCGCAGAAAGCATCGCCAGCGGAGACTGCTCCAGCCGCGCCGGCCGCAATACAGAAGGCGGGCGAAGCACGCGCTGCGGGAGCCGCCTCGAAGCCGCGCAAGAAAAGAAAGAAATAG
- a CDS encoding integrase — translation MRYDFPGLKKRQNKNGKIRLYWVARTDVRTAGYRPATVPLHYEWDDAAQHPLISTACMKLQAEMLEWFAGRTDTRRPFDGTLGALVRRYQTDDESPYKRLKWNTQRTYDQVCEIIENAFGERSLACLGLKDFRRWYDAARQAKTPGGPQRIRKAHGIITMIRRLVSYGVAAELAQCKRLKEILEVAEFEQSPRRRQKLTLEHVEAFLPVAIAGGRLSLALGTALQFETTLRQRDVIGEWVPIAESEDASGIILRGRRWANGLTWADLSKDLELYKVTTKTGAVAAHDLRLCPLVMRVLAMVPPERRVGPLIIDEISSRPYAEHAYAREWRIIADAAGIPRGVWNMDARAGGISEGDEAGAELDDLRSLAAHSLASTTAGYVRGTIGKSRKVAKLRAAHRAERKPND, via the coding sequence ATGCGTTATGATTTCCCCGGCCTCAAAAAGAGGCAGAACAAGAATGGCAAAATCCGCCTTTATTGGGTGGCGCGGACTGATGTGAGAACGGCAGGCTATCGGCCGGCAACGGTTCCTCTGCATTACGAGTGGGATGACGCCGCGCAGCATCCCCTGATTTCTACCGCCTGCATGAAACTGCAAGCGGAAATGCTCGAGTGGTTCGCGGGCCGGACTGATACGCGCCGGCCGTTCGACGGCACACTAGGCGCTCTCGTTCGCCGATACCAAACCGACGATGAAAGCCCGTATAAGCGTCTGAAATGGAACACTCAGCGCACATATGACCAGGTTTGCGAAATCATCGAGAATGCTTTCGGAGAACGCTCACTCGCCTGTCTCGGATTGAAAGATTTTAGGCGCTGGTATGACGCCGCGCGGCAGGCGAAAACGCCGGGCGGCCCGCAGCGGATTCGCAAGGCACACGGGATCATCACGATGATCCGTCGGCTCGTCTCTTATGGAGTCGCGGCTGAGCTCGCCCAGTGCAAGCGTCTTAAAGAAATCCTAGAAGTCGCCGAATTCGAACAATCGCCCCGGCGGCGACAGAAATTGACGCTCGAGCACGTTGAAGCATTCCTGCCGGTGGCGATCGCGGGCGGCCGGCTATCCTTGGCGCTCGGAACCGCGCTGCAATTCGAGACGACGCTGCGCCAGCGCGACGTTATTGGCGAGTGGGTTCCAATCGCCGAAAGCGAGGACGCCTCGGGGATCATCCTGCGCGGCCGGCGCTGGGCCAATGGGCTGACCTGGGCGGACCTTTCGAAAGATTTGGAGCTCTACAAAGTCACGACCAAAACGGGCGCGGTAGCCGCACACGATCTTCGCCTGTGTCCGCTGGTCATGCGCGTCCTCGCCATGGTCCCGCCTGAGCGGCGCGTTGGGCCGCTGATTATCGACGAAATCTCAAGCCGGCCCTACGCCGAACACGCCTACGCGCGCGAGTGGCGCATCATCGCCGATGCGGCAGGGATCCCGCGGGGCGTGTGGAATATGGACGCGCGCGCTGGCGGCATTTCGGAAGGTGACGAGGCGGGAGCGGAGCTAGACGACCTCCGGTCGCTCGCGGCGCATTCGCTGGCCTCGACAACAGCCGGCTATGTGCGCGGCACGATTGGAAAGTCTCGGAAAGTCGCCAAGCTCAGGGCCGCGCATCGCGCGGAACGCAAGCCGAACGATTGA
- a CDS encoding ABC transporter ATP-binding protein, with product MILRATGLQKCYRDGENRVDAVAEADLVIGAGEFVAIVGRSGSGKSTLLAMIGALTRPTGGEIAIGGVDIWTLPEARLADVRRREIGFIFQFSSLLPNLRAIDNVALPALLGGEAQPEQIYARAHDLLTRVGLSRRLSAFPGEMSGGEQRRVAIARALINAPRLILADEPTSDLDEETEEEIVSLLEALRAEEGFGMVMVTHNRDLAGLAGRVLEMRQGVLTPLDGAQVEASPRPLRVISLPEPARHEPPTLAAAEGAQAFQKLGANLWMAIRRAGAAAAVLFALAFLLNEGVARYQSYEIEARRARLAALEELATSTLRSDIASIASLGGNRYEVTIYIENTRQEPPIYVMSPSVQAFIQVGTGWQEAPLTPIADATAAVLKITGRQLYRFTLEARAEKFTELLPHYMHVRFANNMLISPESTPKDELFQRNDNYYIYLKPDNVSDETIVKDVHFPGAPPLWIWMPPH from the coding sequence ATGATTCTTCGCGCGACGGGTCTGCAGAAATGCTACCGGGACGGCGAAAACCGCGTCGACGCCGTGGCGGAGGCCGATCTCGTCATCGGCGCCGGAGAGTTCGTCGCAATCGTCGGCCGCTCTGGCTCAGGCAAATCGACGCTGCTTGCCATGATCGGGGCGTTGACTCGCCCCACAGGCGGCGAGATCGCGATCGGCGGCGTGGACATATGGACGCTTCCGGAGGCGCGTCTCGCCGACGTCCGCCGCCGGGAAATCGGTTTCATCTTTCAGTTTTCCAGCCTGTTGCCGAATCTGCGCGCGATCGACAATGTCGCGCTGCCGGCGCTACTCGGAGGCGAAGCCCAGCCCGAACAGATTTATGCGAGAGCGCATGATCTGCTGACGCGGGTCGGCCTGTCTCGTCGGCTGTCTGCGTTCCCTGGCGAAATGTCGGGCGGGGAGCAGCGGCGCGTCGCCATCGCCCGCGCGCTGATAAACGCCCCGCGCCTGATTCTGGCCGACGAACCAACGAGCGATCTCGACGAAGAAACAGAGGAAGAGATCGTCTCCTTGCTCGAGGCGCTCCGGGCCGAAGAAGGTTTCGGCATGGTGATGGTCACGCACAATCGCGACCTCGCGGGGCTTGCAGGCCGGGTTCTGGAAATGCGGCAGGGCGTCCTCACGCCCCTCGATGGCGCGCAGGTCGAGGCCTCGCCGCGTCCTCTTCGGGTGATTTCGCTTCCCGAGCCAGCCCGACACGAGCCGCCGACCCTCGCCGCGGCCGAAGGCGCGCAGGCGTTTCAAAAGCTCGGCGCCAATCTCTGGATGGCCATTCGGCGTGCGGGCGCTGCGGCTGCAGTTTTGTTCGCCCTTGCTTTTCTTCTGAACGAGGGCGTGGCGCGTTACCAAAGTTATGAGATCGAAGCGCGTCGGGCGCGCCTTGCCGCTCTCGAGGAACTTGCAACCTCGACCCTGCGCAGCGACATCGCCTCGATCGCCAGCCTCGGCGGCAATCGTTACGAGGTGACGATCTATATCGAAAACACCCGACAGGAACCGCCGATCTATGTCATGTCGCCAAGCGTGCAGGCCTTCATCCAGGTCGGAACCGGATGGCAGGAGGCGCCGCTCACGCCGATTGCCGACGCAACCGCCGCCGTGCTGAAAATCACTGGCCGGCAGCTTTATCGGTTCACGCTCGAAGCGCGTGCCGAGAAGTTTACGGAACTGCTTCCCCATTACATGCATGTGCGCTTCGCAAACAACATGCTGATCAGCCCGGAAAGCACGCCCAAGGACGAACTGTTTCAACGCAATGACAATTATTACATCTATCTCAAGCCGGACAATGTGTCGGACGAGACGATCGTCAAGGATGTCCACTTCCCTGGCGCGCCGCCTTTATGGATCTGGATGCCGCCGCACTGA
- a CDS encoding ABC transporter permease, producing MSFRSRARFLLLRLAAQNVARRLLRSVFLGIAIMIAVGVGFSGAILGWSLRDGILTSFSRMGADLVIVPQGTLVNLTSTLLTVQPTELELDDSLGETLRQVPGVARVAPQRLVQAGVEGRAIRLIAYDPSADFTVEPWLPQGRRPSLGATELLVGERVTQRPGETISICGKTLTITDRLGHTGVGPVDESYFLTFAGLDQLIASARQMRPAGSPSPHETAGDHHHRHMAPECLPELAPRRVSAYLLQLAPGASLEQARFAIGQIPQIKVVSGNPIFTSARQSLGSLVWGVGVFGALLFMALLFVVSLLFSAIVQERYREIGMLRAMGARPRQIITLTLFEAFIITGIGGIAGIVFGISLIFLAARSLGFYFASLGVPFEGPPDGFVVGAGAASLCFGLALGLIGALLASRRALRLEPARMIQMESAP from the coding sequence ATGTCCTTCCGATCCCGCGCGCGCTTTCTTCTGCTGCGACTCGCCGCACAAAATGTCGCCCGGAGGCTGCTTCGCAGCGTCTTTCTGGGTATTGCGATCATGATTGCTGTCGGCGTCGGGTTCTCCGGGGCCATCCTCGGCTGGTCGCTGCGTGACGGCATTCTGACCAGTTTCTCCCGGATGGGAGCCGATCTCGTCATCGTGCCGCAGGGAACCCTCGTCAATCTGACGAGCACGCTGCTCACCGTGCAGCCGACGGAACTCGAACTGGACGACTCGCTCGGCGAGACGCTTCGTCAAGTTCCAGGCGTCGCCAGGGTCGCGCCCCAGCGTCTCGTGCAGGCGGGCGTCGAGGGTCGCGCCATACGGCTCATCGCCTATGATCCGTCCGCCGACTTTACCGTCGAGCCCTGGCTCCCCCAGGGTCGGCGCCCTTCTCTTGGCGCCACGGAGCTTCTTGTCGGCGAACGCGTGACGCAGAGGCCCGGCGAGACGATTTCCATCTGCGGTAAGACCCTGACCATCACAGATCGCCTGGGGCATACGGGCGTTGGGCCTGTCGATGAATCCTACTTCCTCACTTTCGCGGGGCTCGATCAGCTGATCGCCTCAGCTCGGCAGATGCGCCCGGCCGGCTCTCCGTCCCCGCATGAGACGGCCGGCGACCATCATCATCGCCACATGGCGCCCGAATGTCTGCCGGAGCTCGCGCCGCGCAGGGTCTCGGCTTACCTGCTGCAACTGGCGCCGGGCGCTTCTCTCGAACAGGCGCGTTTCGCCATTGGACAGATTCCACAAATCAAGGTCGTATCGGGCAATCCAATCTTCACCTCGGCGCGGCAATCGCTCGGCAGTCTTGTCTGGGGAGTCGGCGTTTTCGGGGCTTTGCTATTCATGGCGTTGCTCTTCGTTGTCTCGCTTTTGTTCTCGGCGATCGTGCAGGAGCGCTATCGTGAGATCGGCATGCTGCGAGCGATGGGGGCCCGGCCCCGGCAGATCATCACGCTCACATTGTTCGAGGCGTTCATCATCACCGGAATTGGCGGGATCGCCGGCATCGTATTCGGCATTTCGCTGATCTTTCTCGCTGCGCGGTCGCTAGGGTTTTACTTCGCCTCGCTCGGCGTGCCCTTTGAGGGTCCGCCGGATGGCTTCGTCGTCGGCGCCGGCGCAGCCTCTCTGTGCTTCGGCCTCGCGCTGGGCCTCATCGGCGCCCTGTTGGCGAGCCGCCGAGCGTTGCGCCTTGAGCCAGCTCGTATGATCCAGATGGAAAGCGCGCCATGA